The Rattus rattus isolate New Zealand chromosome 8, Rrattus_CSIRO_v1, whole genome shotgun sequence genome contains the following window.
TAAAGCATTCAGTGAGCTGTGGTGGGCATTGCTTCTGATCCTAGCCAGCTCTTAGCAAGTCTCTAGAGTCAGATGGATCTGCAGTTTGAGACAAGACTAGACTTTGAGACTCTCTCTTTTACACAAAGCAAGAGGTTTTGGAAGCTTTGGGCAAGAGATTATGCTGTGAAGCCAAGAGCAAGATAGAGAATATGACCTTGGGATCAGCTATGACCTTTCTGCCACCAGTAACAGGCATGGCCCATGATGAGCTTTCTCTCTGGAAGAGAGTCCAGAGCTCTTACTTGAGCTCCCACCCTTGAGCTCAACAACACTTTTGATGGGATTGAGAGGGGCTGGTGCCCTTCAGTTCTTGTAGAGTGGAGATTagattttgccttttttttttttcccttgggtttttgggttttttgttttgtcttttgaagacagggtttcattgtgtaaccctgactgtcctagaacttgctctgttaaccaggctggcctcaaacccagagatctacctgcctgtgcctcccaagtgctagaactaGAGGTGTATTCTACCACTGCCCAGTTGATTGTgcatttttctatgattttgaaatcaatgctttttttaaaaatagggcccaaatgtttttttaaagggggtgtgtgtgcatgcgcacacacacacaaacacacacacacacgtgcacaggcCATGGCACACATGAGGGTCAGAAGAGACCAAGCAGGAGACAATTCTCctctaccacgtgggtcccagtgctcaaacccaggtcctcacgtTCAAActcaagcacctttatctgctgagctattCTGCTTGTCCCCAATGTGCCTTTGATATAAGGGTGGAAAAGGAAATGCCCTGCAGTTTAACTAAGCTTCTTAGAGAGATACAAAGTGGGATTAGAATGTATCCTCAAattctctgcatttttttctttcagaaaacatCCCAGAAAAATGGACTCCAGAAGTCAAGCATTTCTGTCCAAATGTGCCCATCATCCTAGTTGGGAACAAGAAGGATCTTCGGAATGATGAGCACACAAGGCGGGAGTTAGCCAAAATGAAGCAGGTACGGTGTGGTGGCAGGAAGAGTTCtgttttacatatacacacacacatacacatagagtttagacagccttggctgtcctgaaatacCAGGTGCTCTAATGTTGGGGCTTCTTATGTAAAGGAGGAGGTGAGGTCTTTAACAAATAATCTCAAGTTTCCCCGTACTTAGTGTCAAGGGTGGGCAGGCATGTTGCCATTCACAGATGAGTCCTCTGTAAAGCTAGATACAGGTAGGAGTACTCTTGCTGTTACCTAACTGTTGTTCCCTTGCCCCTGTGCTGCACTCAATAAGCTGCACTTGGACTAGGAATCCAGTTCAGTTGCTTGCCTAGCACCAGTGAGGATggagaatggatggatagatggatggatggatatctcacacacacacacacacacacacacacacacatcaacaccaTTATAACAAATAGGCTGCTCTGGATTCCTTGCTTAATCTCCTAGAGTTTGTATGATCTCTTCTTTCTACATGCAAAAAAGAGCAGGTTTAATAGACATATTAGCTTAGCTTCAGAGTATTCATATaagtttgagaatttcataattcTCAATTATGGGCTAAATGTGGGCTTGTATAAGTCTTTTAAACCAAGAGTGGTGGCACATCCCTGTAGTCTCAGTGGTTTcggagctaaggcaggagaatcaccaggTGGTTATCCTCAGAGACTTAGCCTGTCTCAATCAAAACAGTTGGAAAAGAGTGTTCTACATCTGCATAAGGAAGACTCAGCTGACTGGtagcacttgcctttaatcccagcattcttgagttccaggccagcaggatagctagggctatacagagaaactgtttagaaaaataaacaaaaaaggcaaGACTTAGCTGAAgcactctatttttcttttttctttttcttttttttttttttttaactaggagCCGGTAAAACCTGAAGAAGGCAGAGATATGGCAAACAGGATTGGCGCTTTTGGGTACATGGAGTGTTCAGCAAAGACCAAAGGTGGAGTGAGAGAGGTTTTTGAGATGGCCACTGCAAGCTAGATGCAGGAAGAAAAAGTCTGAGTACCTCATCTTGTGAAGCCTCGTGACGTGCAGCCTCACGCGGTTAATTTGAAACGCTCTTTATTAATCTTAGTGTGTGATTACTGGCCTTTTCATGTATCTGTAACTTACCTAAGATTACAAATCAGAAGTCATCTTGCTACCAGTATTTAGAAGCCAATCCTGTTTATTAATAATATCCAACCTGTCTGACCAGCCAGGGTCCTCCCGTCACTGCTCTAACACCCTCTCTGCACTCCACCTGACACCAGGCGCTAATTCAAAGAATTTCTtaacttcttccttctttctagaaAGAGAAACAGTTGGTAACTTTTGTGAATTAGGCTGTAACTACTTTATAACTAACATGTCCTGCCTATTTTCTGTCAGCTGCAAGGAACTCTGGTGAGTCACTACTTCAGAGCTTTACTCCTTAACAGATTCCATTGGCAGAGCTCTGGGGTGGGCACCCAGTGTTTGGAAACTTGATCAGCCAGAAAGGCCCAAGTCCACGCAGCTGTGGCAGAGTTACAGTTCTGTGGTCTCATGTTAGTTACCTTATAGTTACTGTGTAATTAGTGCCACTTAATGTAtgttaccaaaaataaatatatctaccCCAGACTAGATGTAGTATTTTTTGTATAATTGGATTTCCTAATACTGATATTTGTCATTCCCACAGAAAgtgtattgctttttttttttttaagaaagtatttggaaataaagtcagatggaaaattcatttttaaaattcccatTTTGTCACTTTCTCTGATAAAATATGGCCATATCTCCCCTATTCAGCCCTATACATCATTCCAGTGCCCCTTTCCAGACTGGACTGAGGAAATAGGAATTGGTTTCACGCCTGAGGCTGTTAGACTTTGGAGGTGGCATAGCCTTTCTCACCTGGACTGCAGGGCCTGGCTCTAAGTCACAGTGCTCCTTTCTCCACACTGTTATCCAAGTCGCCTCCCAGAGGAGCCACCAGTTCTTATGGGTGgcaatgggtgggtgggtggggggtctCCTCTCTCCAGCTGACTAAACTTTTTTCTGTACCAGTTAATTTTTCCAACTAATAGAATAAAGGCAGTTTTCTAAACTTCCTGTATCctggtgtgtgttttgttttcagcaGGGCCAGGGGCTGGGAGACATGAAGACTCAGCCTCTCTTTCTAACCTCTCCCTGGAGGGGTTCCTTCTTGAATGGTAccagctcctcccactcccccactcaACTGGACTAACCCATCTCCTCCTAAGAACACGGAAGTGATTATCCTGTGACACACTTGAATCTAAAAAGTGGAGTGGAATGCCCTGTAGTGAGATGAAGGGGCTGGATTTTCTGAATTAAGACCAAGCTTCACTGGGACAGAATAGGACCACTAGAAACACTGATGTTAGTATGCTCTGGTGCAGAGTTCTAAGAGGGGCTAGGCTAGCTTGGGGTCTGGGGCCGGGAGCCCTCCACCGTTGTCCACCCTTACAAAACAGCCAAGAGAAATTGCCCTCTGCAGTGCTGTTTTCAGTGCTACTAAAAACAGAGTTGGACATGACTTTAGTGCCTTTAGCCCCAGCATTCAggatgaaggcagagagaaaggcagatctcgagttctaggccagcctggtcttcatacaGAAACCCTGTTTGAGACAGACACTCCCCCTCTGCAGcgatcttgtctcagaaacaaagcaatGCCCACCTGATGTGATGTCATCCCtgcctgagttcagtttccaaatTATCACCCAGCattaggagagaaccaactctgacCTCAACGCGCATGCTCCTACGATTTAATTAAACAATAGGCGTAATTAAACTTTAAGACCCTATAACCTTATGACTAGAAACGTGTGAGTTAAGTTTCACAATGTAAGGGAGCTAGCTGTGCGTGAGCTGCTTTAGGCTTTGTTGTTGCCAGCGGCCAGCTTCCTAGGCGGGACTCTAGACTAATTAAGAAACCGTTGAGTAAGCCAGAGCTGGAGGATCCCAGCCTTGGCGAGAGCCTAAGCAAGCAGCTTCCAGTCCAGTGCTACTGTGCCTGGGCTAGCTAGACCAGACCGGCCCCAGGCACCTCCTGGCGCTTTAGCCTGGCCGCACCCTCTTGCTAGTCCCTAGATGGGGGAGGGTAGAAGCCGGATAAGGCGGGACCCTGAGATTTAGAGCTGGCGGTGGGGCCGGAAAGTTGAAGCCACGTGATCCCAGCCCCATCCAGTTAAAAGGAGGTGCTGGGCTCTGACTGCGCTACAGCGGATTTTTGAGTCCAATATCTTCTACAGTATGTCTGCTGCTCGACTCTCCGCGGTGGCACAGTCCACCGTGTATGCCTTCTCCGCGCGCCCGCTGGCGGGCGGGGAGCCCGTGAGCCTGGGCTCCCTGCGGGGCAAGGTGCTGCTCATTGAGAATGTCGCGTCCCTCTGAGGCACCACGACCCGGGACTACACCGAGATGAACGATCTGCAGAAGCGTCTGGGGCCTCGTGGCCTGGTGGTGCTCGGTTTCCCGTGCAATCAGTTCGGACATCAGGTATGTGAGGCGGGATGGGTAGCCTTGGGCTCCAGGCTTCCAGGGGCGGGACACCGCTTACTGGAAAAACCTCCATGGAACTACAGCTGGAATTCAGGCCTGTCCTCGAGTATACAAGGAGGGCGACTTCCTGGTGACTCATCGGGAATCTTTTTGTTCGCAGTTTAGAAAGTTCATATTTTCCCCCGAAATCCTAGCTCATAAATGTCTTTGCTTTCCCTAGGAGAATGGCAAGAATGAAGAGATTCTGAATTCCCTCAAGTATGTCCGACCCGGTGGTGGGTTCGAGCCCAACTTTACATTGTTTGAGAAGTGTGAGGTGAATGGTGAGAAGGCTCACCCGCTCTTTACCTTCCTGCGGAATGCCTTGCCAGCACCCAGTGACGATCCCACTGCGCTCATGACCGACCCCAAGTACATCATTTGGTCCCCGGTGTGCCGCAACGACATTTCCTGGAACTTTGAGAAGTTCCTGGTGGGTCCAGACGGTGTTCCAGTGCGCAGATACAGCCGTCGCTTTCGCACCATCGACATCGAACCCGATATAGAAGCCCTGCTGTCCAAGCAGCCTAGCAACCCCTAAGGCATTCCTGGTATCTGGGCTTGGTGATGGCTGGCTGCCCTCTGGGGGGAGGTTTTTCCATGACGGTGTTTCCTCTAAATTTACGTGGAGAAACACCTGATTTCCAGAAAAATCCCCTCAGATGGGCGCTGGTCTCGTCCATTCCCGATGCCTTTACGCCTAAAGAAAGGCGGTTTCACCACTAAGAATAAAGTGCTGAATGTCAAAGAACTGTTTGTGTGTCCCGTCTCAATGTCACCGCACTGTCAGGGATAAGTAACTTAGTCCCCGAGTCTAAACTTCCCTTTGGACGGCACCTTACCCATTTCTCCCTGTCTCGGGACATGCTTAAGGGTAGTCCGGAGTCGCTGTTACAACAGAAGCCTTACtccagaaagaggaagacagtaGACAAGGGCTGACAGTTAAGGCCACCCTACCCCCAAGCGTGACCTTCTCCTTTCTGAGTTTTTTGCTGGAAGAGGAAGTGACAGTGTACCTCTGCTCACACAGGACTCGAGAATCTAGGTCTGTTTTGCACAGCTGCAGTAGCAGCCTTAGACAATGTTGCCAGCCTCTATTTGCTTTGCTACAGAAACCCACACTGCTATCCAGTGCCTTAAAATCTGCCGGGTGTTGGCAGATTCCGAGTGGAAAGGTGGTAGGCAGGCCTACAGTGTGGCAGTGGGCTCTGGAgggtttgagaccagcatggacCTATTAGAGGCAGAAAAATAATTGGCAGCACTCAATTTTAACTGGAATGCCATTGCACCTTCGGGCCTGGAACAGGGCATATCTTAAAGCCCAGCTGCTGCGGCTTGGGCCCCACCCCTTAAATATCTCACGGTACACCTGGAGCTGCTTCTCATCGCAGCCTCCTGCGGTAACTAGGTTCAGTTGTTTACTTAGGAACGTGAACCCAGAGACTTGTGGGTAGTATGAAGCAATCTAGAATGGCTAATTGCCAGTCTAGCCTGTGTGCCTAATGGGTGACTTTGAGGGCCTCTTACACTGGAACCAACTCAGAAACATACCCCTGGTTCTAAACAAGagtatatgtgtgcgtgcagTTAGGTCAGGAGGAAATTTACCTCCTCCCAGATACCATGTAAGGTTTTTACCATGGAAC
Protein-coding sequences here:
- the Gpx1 gene encoding glutathione peroxidase 1, translated to MSAARLSAVAQSTVYAFSARPLAGGEPVSLGSLRGKVLLIENVASLUGTTTRDYTEMNDLQKRLGPRGLVVLGFPCNQFGHQENGKNEEILNSLKYVRPGGGFEPNFTLFEKCEVNGEKAHPLFTFLRNALPAPSDDPTALMTDPKYIIWSPVCRNDISWNFEKFLVGPDGVPVRRYSRRFRTIDIEPDIEALLSKQPSNP